The following coding sequences are from one Plasmodium coatneyi strain Hackeri chromosome 11, complete sequence window:
- a CDS encoding SICA antigen — translation MHGNFRDPLWKEIEGRVELLSSDISKYKEGMKNYCNGPPDQSTKLTEADSNACMLITAGLKHIYEIKVGKVEKGDLAKKNNRIFRQTAACIILNELIRKLRDKAKSCTQIISIEEGITKAFSVSEEIKKETACKGDNDCFECKQLDYSNCTMNKERVGNKLKEKFNSDKKIQEALEDIYPPSNPNPNSTGTATLNEWFTRFSKDVIDAERQNYEELETVLILCESLETELGTGMGKYAEFCKIMMKNIMLVTGVPEQYKNKDGKTPCEKKVKNIPLCDLLKAWMWYMHWFCVPTKVIEYVIKGANGVRTNFMNQGGKYEECSYDAAFKIPLEDKRYMTGEADELFSKSTLYHKIEGDTKKTWCESNKWEYRDRETKDSIKPRADEEEEEQIISDDDNSNNVQEIMNQINEVLKKEEAPPVKVPEVPKEVPPKKVVSEETKEPVLEKEDPSSQENEVVTSEDPSEDPSEDPSEEDPPREEDLPEKKEEVVAEEELPESDGEASEEEEKLASGDGTEQTEKETGSLLPKTVLMGSKKKLNPKMKKQLLLLWMVLKNLLIPLEKGIDPFLPYFPLAPAVLGVSIMSYLLWKYFGILRKTRKRYRRAHLVRGPSLEQQIVDHVDEGGPREYILVKEPKPRSTSKKRRKKRASRPVIRRTIIDIHLEVLDECQKGDLHSTKEDFLEILVQEFMGSKFMKEENLPKESVQSLDSGISLRKSFQVQIPGLGKKDFAPMEGVPKEQVPSSDSGFNVDVSTEKMFQVQITAFRV, via the exons atgcaTGGGAATTTTCGG GACCCATTGTGGAAGGAAATCGAGGGAAGGGTCGAGCTACTATCGAGCGACATATCAAAGTATAAAGAAGGTATGAAAAACTATTGTAATGGCCCCCCTGATCAAAGTACCAAGTTGACAGAAGCAGATAGTAATGCTTGTATGCTTATTACTGCAGGATTAAAGCATATCTACGAAATTAAAGTGGGCAAAGTAGAAAAGGGCGACCTAGCCAAGAAGAATAACAGAATATTTAGACAAACAGCGGCATGTATCATATTAAATGAACTCATAAGGAAATTAAGGGATAAGGCAAAATCTTGTACCCAGATAATAAGCATAGAGGAGGGCATAACTAAAGCATTCAGTGTCAGCGAAGAAATTAAGAAGGAAACTGCATGCAAGGGTGATAATGATTGTTTTGAGTGCAAACAGTTGGACTATTCCAACTGTACAATGAACAAAGAACGAGTGGGAAACAAGTTAAAGGAGAAATTCAATAGcgacaaaaaaatacaggaAGCACTGGAAGACATATATCCACCTTCCAACCCCAACCCCAACTCCACTGGAACAG CCACTCTTAATGAATGGTTCACACGTTTTTCGAAGGATGTAATAGACGCGGAAAGACAGAACTATGAAGAATTAGAAACTGTACTAATCTTATGTGAAAGCTTGGAAACAGAGCTTGGTACCGGTATGGGCAAATACGCCGAATTCTGTAAAATAATGATGAAAAACATAATGTTAGTTACAGGCGTTCCAGagcaatataaaaacaaagacGGAAAAACACCATGtgagaagaaagtgaaaaatattcccttaTGTGATTTATTAAAAGCATGGATGTGGTATATGCACTGGTTTTGTGTTCCTACTAAGGTTATAGAATATGTCATTAAGGGGGCGAATGGTGTAAGGACGAACTTCATGAACCAAGGTGGGAAGTATGAGGAATGTTCTTATGATGCTGCATTTAAGATTCCTCTGGAAGACAAAAGGTATATGACAGGTGAAGCGGATGAACTATTTTCCAAAAGTACGTTGTATCATAAAATAGAAGGAGATACTAAGAAAACTTGGTGCGAAAGCAATAAATGGGAATATCGGGACCGTGAGACGAAGGATTCAATCAAACCACGAGcggatgaagaggaggaggaacaaattatCAGTGATGATGACAACTCAAATAACGTGCAGGAAATTATGAACCAAATTAACGaagtattaaaaaaggaggaagcaccACCTGTCAAAGTTCCTGAAGTACCAAAGGAAGTTCCACCCAAGAAGGTTGTTTCTGAGGAGACGAAGGAACCTGTCCTTGAGAAGGAAGATCCTTCCTCTCAGGAAAACGAAGTCGTCACCTCAGAAGACCCCTCAGAAGACCCCTCAGAAGACCCCTCAGAAGAAGATCCTCCTCGGGAAGAAGATCTTCctgagaaaaaggaagaagttgttGCTGAGGAGGAACTTCCTGAGAGCGACGGAGAAGCatctgaggaggaagaaaaactagCGTCGGGAGACGGCACTGAACAAACAGAGAAAGAAACAG GTTCACTACTACCGAAGACCGTCTTGATGGGGTCG aagaagaagctaaATCCGAAGATGAAAAAGCAGCTACTCCTCCTGTGGATGGTCCTCAAAAACCTGCTGATACCACT CGAGAAAGGAATcgatcctttccttccttactttcCTTTGGCTCCTGCCGTGCTTGGTGTTTCTATCatgagttatctcctttggaag tactttggaattCTTCGCaagacaagaaaacgttacagaagagctcatcTTGTACGTGGTCCAtccttagaacagcagattgttgatcatgtggacgaaGGTGGTCCGCGTGAATATATCTTAGTAAAGGAGCccaaacctcgttctacgtctaaaaaaaggaggaaaaaacgtgcgAGTCGTCCTGTTATTCGAcgtaccattattgatattcatttagaagtgctagacgaatgtcaaaaaggggacctgcattcgacgaaggaagactttcttgaaattttggttcaagagtTTATGGGATCTAAATtcatgaaagaagaaaatcttcctaaggaaagtgttcaaagtttagattccgg gataTCTTTAAGGAAGAgcttccaagttcagattccgggtttagggaagaaagacTTTGCTCCTATGGAAGGTgtccctaaggaacaggttccaagttcagattccggattTAATGTTGATGTTTCTACGGAGAagatgttccaagttcagattacggcttttagggtgtag